Proteins from a single region of Hordeum vulgare subsp. vulgare chromosome 6H, MorexV3_pseudomolecules_assembly, whole genome shotgun sequence:
- the LOC123402387 gene encoding ammonium transporter 1 member 2 — MSTCAASLAPLLGTAAANATDYLCSQFADTTTAIDSTYLLFSAYLVFAMQLGFAMLCAGSVRAKNTMNIMLTNVLDAAAGALFYYLFGFAFAFGTPSNGFIGKHFFGLRDVPQVGFDYSFFLFQWAFAIAAAGITSGSIAERTQFVAYLIYSAFLTGFVYPVVSHWIWSADGWASASRTSGPLLFKSGVIDFAGSGVVHMVGGVAGLWGALIEGPRIGRFDHAGRAVALRGHSASLVVLGTFLLWFGWYGFNPGSFLTILKSYGPPGSIHGQWSAVGRAAVTTTLAGSTAALTTLFGKRLQTGHWNVLDVCNGLLGGFAAITAGCSVVDPWAAIICGFVSAWVLIGLNKLAARFKFDDPLEAAQLHGGCGAWGVIFTALFARREYVEQIYGVPGRPYGLFMGGGGRLLGAHVVLILVIAAWVSCTMGPLFLALNKLGLLRISAEDEMAGMDQTRHGGFAYAYTDEDSSSRPGRGAGGSVGGFMLKSAQTSQVAADATPGGSV, encoded by the coding sequence ATGTCGACGTGCGCGGCGAGCCTGGCGCCGCTGCTGGGCACGGCGGCGGCGAACGCGACGGACTACCTGTGCAGCCAGTTCGCGGACACCACGACGGCGATTGACTCGACGTACCTGCTCTTCTCCGCCTACCTGGTGTTTGCCATGCAGCTCGGCTTCGCCATGCTCTGCGCGGGGTCCGTCCGGGCCAAGAACACCATGAACATCATGCTCACCAACGTGCTCGACGCCGCCGCCGGCGCGCTCTTCTACTACCTCTTCGGCTTTGCGTTCGCCTTCGGTACGCCGTCCAACGGCTTCATCGggaagcacttcttcggcctccgCGACGTTCCCCAGGTCGGCTTCGACTACagcttcttcctcttccagtggGCCTTCGCCATCGCCGCGGCCGGGATAACCTCCGGCTCCATCGCGGAGCGGACGCAGTTCGTGGCCTACCTCATCTACTCGGCCTTCCTCACCGGCTTCGTCTACCCGGTTGTGTCCCACTGGATCTGGTCCGCCGACGGCTGGGCCTCCGCCTCCCGGACGTCGGGGCCGTTGCTCTTCAAGTCCGGCGTCATCGACTTCGCCGGGTCCGGGGTTGTTCACATGGTTGGCGGCGTGGCCGGGCTCTGGGGCGCGCTCATCGAGGGCCCCCGCATTGGGCGGTTCGACCACGCCGGACGAGCGGTGGCGCTGCGCGGGCACAGCGCGTCGCTCGTCGTGCTGGGCACCTTCTTGCTGTGGTTTGGCTGGTACGGGTTTAACCCCGGCTCGTTCCTCACCATCCTCAAGTCCTACGGTCCACCCGGCAGCATCCACGGGCAGTGGTCGGCGGTAGGCCGCGCGGCCGTGACGACCACCCTCGCCGGCAGCACGGCGGCGCTCACGACGCTGTTCGGGAAGAGGCTCCAGACGGGACACTGGAACGTGCTCGACGTCTGCAACGGCCTACTGGGTGGCTTCGCTGCGATCACCGCTGGGTGCTCCGTGGTGGACCCGTGGGCGGCGATCATCTGCGGGTTCGTGTCGGCGTGGGTGCTCATCGGGCTGAACAAGCTGGCCGCGAGGTTCAAGTTCGACGACCCGCTGGAGGCGGCGCAGCTGCACGGCGGGTGCGGCGCGTGGGGCGTCATCTTCACGGCGCTGTTCGCGCGCAGGGAGTACGTGGAGCAGATCTACGGCGTGCCGGGGCGGCCGTACGGGCTGTTCATGGGCGGCGGGGGGCGGCTGCTGGGCGCGCACGTGGTGCTGATCCTGGTGATCGCGGCGTGGGTGAGCTGCACCATGGGCCCGCTGTTCCTGGCGCTGAACAAGCTGGGGTTGCTGCGCATCTCCGCCGAGGACGAGATGGCCGGCATGGACCAGACGCGGCACGGCGGGTTCGCGTACGCCTACACCGACGAGGATTCCAGCAGCAGGCCGGGCCGCGGCGCCGGCGGCAGCGTCGGAGGGTTCATGCTCAAGTCAGCGCAGACCTCGCAGGTCGCGGCCGACGCGACCCCGGGTGGCT